The Moraxella nasicaprae sequence CAAGGGCGATGACAATATCGTCCGCCCCAGCAGGGTCAAGTCCAATGCGGTCAAGTTTACCGCTGTCATAGATACGCTTGGCAATATCGGCAAACTCCGCCACATCATCGCCCACATTTTCCACGATGACAAGGTCGCCATCTTTTTCAAAATCACGATAACGAGGCTCGTCTTGTTTGCGTCGCTCTAAGGCAATCGGGTGGCACCACGCTTTGACCCAGACCCACCATTGCTTAACCTCGTGGCGGATATTATTGTCATCTGTGTAGATGTATTTTGGCGTAGGCAATCGCCCCACGACAGCACAGCCCAAAAGGTCATCAAGACCGCCACCATCTCCGCCCATTGTGATGACCTCACTTTTTTCAATCAGCTCATCAAGCGTAAACGCTCGTCCTGCCTTTTCCCAAAACTCTGCTCCTGCCCAGCGATTTGCTCGTAGGCTAATGCCAATGGGAATGTTGAGATGCTTGGCTAGGGCGGTTTGTAGCGTGTTTTTGTCGTGCGATTCTTTTGCTTTTCGCAAAATATCGGCAAGCTCATCAACGCCAACGCTCGCCCCAAGATTGGGGTTGGTAATGTACCAATTTTCAGGCTTGATATACTCGCCAGACTCGATGTAGCTTTGGGGAAACTCGAACAGTACAGGCAAAAATCTTGGGTCGTCAATCTTGCCATCTCGCACCGCTCGGGCGTAGTCCAGTTTTTCTTTAAACACCCCTGCGGGTGGCTCATCTGACATGGTGGTTAGCCAAATCACAAAGCCCTCATGAATGAAAGTTCCCAATTTTTTGACTTTGTATATCGGTTTTATTATTTGCTTTACTTGTGGTATATGGGGTTGGCAAGCAACAAATGGGTGGATTAGTTACTTCTTGATGGGCAACGCCATAGCTCTGTTTGCGATTCATTTAATCATGGCGATTTATTATATTGGAGCGAATAAATGAAACCACTTACCCCCAAAATCTCCACCCAAGACTATCTATTTTTGCAGTTTGGGAAATTGGTGGTAGAACTTCGTGAAGTATGCCAAATTTATTATCCGCATTTAAGTCATACTGCGATGAACCGCACGGCAAGCGAACAAGGCTTTGCTTTTCCTTGCTTTCGCCTTGCCGATAGCCAAAAATCGCCGTATTTTGTCCATTTGTCCGACTTGGCGACCGCCCTTGACAAAGCAAAGAATGCGGTCAAGTCTAACCATTCAAAACTTCACGCATAACCTCATCAAAAGTGGGCGTGTTTGCCCGCTTATGTACCGACACATACTTTTGTAAACTCCCCCAACTTCTGTGCAGACTGACCGACTGGATTTGGGGGATTGTCATTCCAGTTTCGGCAAGTCGTGTACAGGCTTCGTGCCGTAAGTCGTGAAAATGCAAATCATCAATGCCAAGTAAATGACAGGCTTCTGTGAATAATTTACTTATTATCTTATGGCTTTCTGCCACCAAATAAGTGTCATTGGCGGTATGCTGTTTTAAAAGCTCAATGATTTGCCTTGCTTCTGGCAATACTGTAAATTTTTGATGGTTGCCAGCACTTCCTTTGGGGTTTTTGACATCTCGCACCACAAACACATCGCCCAAATCGTCCGCCAGTTCTAGGCGGGTAATTTCGGCTTGCCGTCTGCCCGACAATAAGGCAAACCACATAATCAGGTGCATTGCCACACCGCCATTTTGCCATTTTTGATCAAAATGGGCAGTTAATTTAATCAACTCATCACTCGTTGGCAAGCGGTCTCGTTTATTGCTTGGTGCGACATTGCGAGTCTTTTTAAGCTGTTTTAAAGCTCGTTT is a genomic window containing:
- a CDS encoding terminase TerL endonuclease subunit, translated to MIWLTTMSDEPPAGVFKEKLDYARAVRDGKIDDPRFLPVLFEFPQSYIESGEYIKPENWYITNPNLGASVGVDELADILRKAKESHDKNTLQTALAKHLNIPIGISLRANRWAGAEFWEKAGRAFTLDELIEKSEVITMGGDGGGLDDLLGCAVVGRLPTPKYIYTDDNNIRHEVKQWWVWVKAWCHPIALERRKQDEPRYRDFEKDGDLVIVENVGDDVAEFADIAKRIYDSGKLDRIGLDPAGADDIVIALESIGIPKEGKITGVSQGYRLGGYQKVCERKIASGDLTHASQPLMAWCVGNARVKLSGSGVMMSKSESGNGKIDPVIAMLNAVALMSQNPAPPKSADDLGIYF
- a CDS encoding pyocin activator PrtN family protein, with translation MKPLTPKISTQDYLFLQFGKLVVELREVCQIYYPHLSHTAMNRTASEQGFAFPCFRLADSQKSPYFVHLSDLATALDKAKNAVKSNHSKLHA
- a CDS encoding tyrosine-type recombinase/integrase, whose amino-acid sequence is MNALKRALKQLKKTRNVAPSNKRDRLPTSDELIKLTAHFDQKWQNGGVAMHLIMWFALLSGRRQAEITRLELADDLGDVFVVRDVKNPKGSAGNHQKFTVLPEARQIIELLKQHTANDTYLVAESHKIISKLFTEACHLLGIDDLHFHDLRHEACTRLAETGMTIPQIQSVSLHRSWGSLQKYVSVHKRANTPTFDEVMREVLNG